In Erpetoichthys calabaricus chromosome 6, fErpCal1.3, whole genome shotgun sequence, one genomic interval encodes:
- the gbx1 gene encoding homeobox protein GBX-1 yields MLRITKTGKTEGTDFVGAKQGFLPWRKRRGGGGVLDFFAYSLNNILYTVDMQRPSGQGTAFSIDSLIGTPQPRSGHLLYTGYPMFMPYRPLVIPQALSHSPLQSGIPPLAPLASFAGRLTNTFCASLGQGVPSMVALTTALPSFSDPPDSFYPPQELPGPRITTDPTGRRQESPDSEELPARDKVSELLSFSETFQTITGETKLYSSDDEKLDVKSAETPCSDREEDSSVDSENESVSDGNNCSSLSRKSQLKSGSQEPLPPGNSSGKSRRRRTAFTSEQLLELEKEFHCKKYLSLTERSQIAHALKLSEVQVKIWFQNRRAKWKRIKAGNVNNRSGEPVRNPKIVVPIPVHVNRFAVRSQHQQIEQTRP; encoded by the exons ATGCTAAGGATAACAAAGACGGGAAAAACAGAGGGAACTGACTTCGTTGGAGCAAAGCAAGGATTTCTTCCCTGGAGGAAGAGGAGGGGGGGTGGAGGAGTACTTGATTTCTTTGCTTACTCGCTGAATAACATTTTGTACACCGTCGACATGCAGAGACCCAGTGGCCAAGGGACCGCTTTTTCTATCGACTCCTTAATAGGGACACCACAACCCCGATCTGGGCACCTTCTGTACACCGGCTACCCAATGTTTATGCCTTACAGACCTCTTGTTATTCCTCAAGCTCTGTCCCACTCTCCCCTGCAGTCCGGTATCCCTCCGTTGGCTCCACTAGCTTCCTTTGCCGGACGTCTCACCAACACATTTTGTGCCAGTTTGGGGCAAGGAGTACCATCAATGGTAGCGCTCACTACCGCCTTGCCTAGTTTCTCCGACCCCCCGGATAGCTTCTATCCTCCTCAAGAACTGCCTGGACCCAGAATAACGACAGATCCCACTGGAAGGAGACAAGAGAGTCCAGATTCAGAGGAGCTACCGGCGCGTGATAAAGTTTCGGAACTCCTTAGCTTTTCGGAAACTTTTCAAACGATTACAG gcGAAACAAAATTATATAGTTCGGATGATGAGAAACTGGACGTGAAATCGGCAGAAACTCCTTGCAGCGACAGAGAAGAAGACAGCTCCGTTGACAGCGAGAACGAAAGCGTTTCAGACGGCAATAACTGCAGTTCATTATCAAGGAAGAGTCAACTGAAGTCGGGCTCTCAAGAGCCTCTCCCTCCTGGCAACTCCAGTGGAAAAAGTCGGCGAAGGCGGACCGCATTCACTAGCGAGCAACTCCTGGAGCTGGAGAAggagtttcactgtaaaaaatACCTGTCCCTCACCGAGCGCTCCCAGATCGCGCATGCACTCAAACTCAGCGAAGTGCAGGTCAAAATCTGGTTTCAGAATCGAAGAGCGAAGTGGAAAAGGATTAAAGCCGGCAACGTTAACAACCGATCAGGGGAGCCAGTTAGGAATCCCAAAATCGTGGTGCCCATTCCAGTACATGTCAACAGGTTCGCAGTCAGGAGCCAGCATCAGCAAATTGAACAAACTAGACCATAA